Proteins co-encoded in one Acidobacteriota bacterium genomic window:
- a CDS encoding OmpA family protein, protein MNVSHARYRRALAMVAVAAALSAVTGCHKKDKAVNPSSLGPMPAATAPAPTATLSADPLTVDLGQSVVLNWRTQNATTVTIDGIGEVPANGTQTVSPSNSTNFHLTAKGDGGTTEANVRVTVRVPTAPTAPAEGDMGSEAAFHQNVQDIFFDYDSYDLRPDAQSSAKTAAAYLNAHTAIKLVIGGYCDDRGSAEYNLALGENRANSAKTALVNAGVAASRIRVISYGKEKQFCTEENESCWQQNRRAQFSMDR, encoded by the coding sequence ATGAATGTATCGCACGCACGTTATCGCAGGGCCCTGGCAATGGTTGCCGTTGCAGCCGCTCTGAGCGCCGTCACCGGCTGCCACAAGAAGGACAAGGCCGTTAATCCTTCTTCGCTCGGCCCTATGCCTGCAGCTACCGCCCCGGCGCCGACTGCGACCCTGTCAGCCGACCCGCTTACGGTCGATCTCGGTCAGTCGGTTGTGCTCAACTGGCGCACCCAGAACGCAACCACTGTGACCATTGACGGTATTGGAGAGGTTCCCGCGAACGGTACGCAGACGGTATCTCCGTCGAATTCCACAAATTTTCATCTGACGGCGAAGGGCGATGGTGGAACGACTGAAGCCAATGTTCGTGTTACCGTCCGTGTTCCTACAGCGCCGACCGCTCCTGCCGAGGGGGATATGGGGTCAGAGGCTGCGTTCCATCAGAACGTGCAGGACATCTTCTTTGACTACGACAGCTATGATCTACGCCCGGATGCTCAATCTTCCGCGAAGACGGCTGCCGCCTATCTGAACGCGCACACGGCCATCAAGCTTGTGATCGGCGGCTACTGCGACGATCGCGGATCGGCGGAGTACAACCTCGCGCTTGGCGAGAACCGCGCCAACTCCGCGAAGACAGCTCTGGTCAATGCCGGCGTCGCCGCATCTCGCATTCGCGTCATCAGCTACGGCAAGGAGAAGCAGTTCTGCACGGAAGAGAATGAAAGCTGCTGGCAGCAGAATCGCCGCGCGCAGTTCTCGATGGACCGCTAA
- the tolB gene encoding Tol-Pal system beta propeller repeat protein TolB codes for MNFRPARPLAHLTRVALVSAASLAACALCTRANAQDWFKTETSSGVSNIRIAVADFKAVSANDPQTVPLKRTFDTTLYNDLANAGIFDMVSKSMLPQATPGAPGEISLAQWSAAPANAAMVAFGAFGASGGRLTVSGFLFDAKNAQFPQVLAKQYSEDANEGMARQIAHRFADEIIFRLGGGTPGIAETKIYYVKMSGGNKEIWAMDYDGANQHQITHLGTVSLSPRVAPDNSRIAFSSLGRDGFQIRMYSLLLNRMVNFASAGGGTNLSPAWSPNGRDIAYSSSRTGDPEIWIADSNGGGGHRVTSFRGPDVSPVFNPKTGSQIAWISGRTNLPQLYIMDTDGSGVTRMTDGGYATSPSWSPNGQFIAFAWNRKYGPGAPGGQDIYVMEVATKRWIQVTHDIGRCDFPSWSPDGRHIVFANTPGGRASSTRIVSMLSDGTGRRALTEAGADMPNWSWK; via the coding sequence ATGAATTTTCGTCCCGCTCGTCCTCTGGCACATCTGACCCGCGTCGCCCTTGTCTCCGCAGCCAGCCTTGCGGCGTGTGCCCTTTGCACGCGCGCCAATGCGCAAGACTGGTTCAAGACGGAGACATCGAGTGGAGTCTCGAACATCCGCATTGCGGTGGCTGACTTCAAGGCTGTGTCGGCGAACGATCCTCAGACCGTTCCGCTGAAACGCACCTTCGACACGACGCTTTATAACGACCTGGCGAATGCAGGCATCTTCGACATGGTCTCGAAGAGCATGCTCCCACAGGCAACGCCGGGCGCACCGGGCGAGATCAGTCTGGCGCAGTGGAGCGCGGCGCCCGCCAACGCGGCGATGGTTGCCTTTGGGGCCTTCGGCGCGTCGGGAGGGCGGCTTACTGTCAGCGGCTTCCTCTTCGACGCGAAGAATGCGCAGTTCCCCCAGGTGCTCGCAAAGCAGTACAGCGAGGATGCCAACGAGGGGATGGCGCGACAGATCGCGCACCGCTTTGCCGACGAGATTATCTTCAGGCTTGGCGGGGGCACTCCAGGAATCGCCGAGACGAAGATTTACTACGTGAAGATGTCTGGCGGGAATAAAGAGATCTGGGCGATGGACTACGATGGGGCCAACCAGCACCAGATTACCCACCTGGGAACGGTCTCTCTCTCTCCGCGGGTAGCGCCTGACAACAGCCGCATTGCATTCTCGTCACTGGGACGTGATGGGTTCCAGATACGGATGTACTCGCTTCTTCTCAACCGCATGGTCAACTTCGCTTCGGCGGGCGGCGGGACCAATCTTTCTCCCGCATGGTCTCCGAACGGACGCGATATTGCGTACTCCTCATCGCGCACTGGCGACCCTGAGATATGGATCGCCGACTCCAACGGAGGCGGAGGCCATCGCGTAACCAGCTTCCGCGGACCGGATGTATCGCCTGTCTTCAACCCCAAGACGGGATCGCAGATTGCATGGATCAGCGGACGGACGAACCTACCACAGCTTTACATCATGGATACCGATGGCTCGGGCGTCACCCGCATGACAGACGGGGGATATGCCACGTCGCCATCCTGGTCGCCGAATGGGCAGTTCATCGCCTTCGCCTGGAACCGCAAGTATGGACCGGGCGCGCCGGGCGGGCAGGACATCTACGTAATGGAAGTTGCGACCAAACGCTGGATTCAGGTGACGCACGATATCGGCCGCTGCGACTTCCCTTCGTGGTCGCCTGATGGCCGCCACATTGTTTTTGCGAATACACCGGGAGGACGCGCGTCGAGCACGCGCATTGTTTCAATGCTTTCCGATGGCACAGGAAGACGCGCGCTCACCGAAGCGGGCGCAGACATGCCAAATTGGAGCTGGAAGTAA
- a CDS encoding starvation-sensing protein RspA, whose amino-acid sequence MPIHRRQLLKLATATTLSSLTPALARAEQQAASATRGMATPKIKDISVIECEPAGVRLTVVKITTDQDGLYGYGCATFTQRADLVKPAVEKYLKPFLLGKTTDRIEDIWQSCYDSSYWKNGPVLNNAISGIDQALWDIKGRQAGMPVYQLLGGKCREAVDTYAHADGPEYADVVAAAKRYMGQGFRNIRVQIGVPGMAGYGSARSAKSDFKPLHDKPFFEPLAYIRRALKLFEVCRQELGEEINLLHDVHERVSPNQAVQFCKDAEKFKLFFVEDPLSPEDIAYFRQIRENCTTPIAMGELFNSPHEWQPLIEGRLIDYIRCHLSQVGGLSPGRKIAILAEQFGVKTAWHGPGDVSPIGHMAQITLDIVSPNFGIQEYSPFNERSQAIFHGCPQMKDGYLWVNEAPGWGIEVDEKEAAKSPFTQSKNGLNGGWGEIRRLDGTVIKQ is encoded by the coding sequence ATGCCAATCCATCGCCGCCAGTTGCTGAAACTTGCCACAGCCACAACGCTCAGCAGTTTGACCCCCGCCCTCGCCAGGGCGGAGCAGCAGGCTGCCAGCGCGACTCGCGGAATGGCAACGCCAAAGATCAAGGACATCAGCGTCATCGAGTGCGAACCGGCCGGTGTGCGCCTGACCGTCGTCAAAATCACTACGGACCAGGACGGCCTCTACGGCTACGGCTGCGCCACCTTCACCCAGCGTGCTGACCTCGTCAAGCCAGCCGTGGAAAAGTATCTGAAGCCATTTCTGCTCGGCAAGACAACAGACCGCATCGAGGATATCTGGCAGTCCTGCTACGACAGCTCCTACTGGAAGAACGGCCCCGTTCTGAATAACGCCATTAGCGGCATCGATCAGGCCCTATGGGACATCAAGGGCCGACAGGCAGGGATGCCCGTCTACCAGCTATTAGGCGGCAAGTGCCGCGAAGCCGTGGATACCTACGCACATGCCGACGGCCCGGAGTATGCCGACGTCGTGGCTGCTGCAAAGCGTTACATGGGCCAGGGATTCCGAAATATCCGCGTACAGATCGGCGTTCCCGGCATGGCTGGATACGGTTCAGCCCGTTCCGCGAAATCGGACTTCAAGCCCTTGCACGACAAGCCGTTCTTTGAGCCGCTTGCCTATATTCGACGCGCCTTAAAGCTGTTCGAGGTCTGCCGTCAGGAGCTTGGGGAAGAGATCAACCTCCTCCACGACGTCCATGAGCGTGTCTCTCCCAACCAGGCCGTGCAGTTCTGCAAGGATGCGGAGAAGTTCAAGCTCTTCTTCGTTGAAGACCCTCTATCGCCAGAAGACATTGCCTACTTCAGACAGATTCGCGAGAACTGCACCACCCCCATCGCCATGGGAGAGCTCTTCAACAGCCCGCACGAATGGCAGCCCCTGATCGAAGGCCGCCTGATCGACTACATCCGCTGCCATCTCTCGCAGGTCGGCGGTCTCAGCCCCGGACGCAAGATCGCCATCCTCGCCGAGCAGTTCGGCGTAAAAACCGCATGGCACGGTCCTGGAGATGTCTCGCCCATCGGCCACATGGCCCAGATCACGCTCGATATCGTCAGCCCCAACTTTGGTATTCAGGAGTACTCCCCGTTCAATGAACGCAGCCAGGCGATCTTTCATGGCTGTCCACAAATGAAGGACGGCTACCTTTGGGTCAACGAAGCTCCAGGGTGGGGAATTGAGGTCGATGAAAAGGAAGCAGCCAAGTCACCATTCACGCAAAGCAAAAATGGTCTCAACGGGGGCTGGGGAGAGATTCGCCGCCTCGACGGCACGGTTATCAAGCAGTGA
- a CDS encoding energy transducer TonB: MATDLRWIHDEHPEGDNLRGNFFGSLVLHGVVAGLVIVLAYFNNRGHSWGENAATAGAIQATMVASLPLPPKQRELDTGVLTSESPSPAPVVTKEKTEPPPKPDEVAVPEKTKPVKQAPQPTPAPPKHPQPAPPQPTKAATGETAGIRIPQSTIELKNGTASAMVQDRTFGARFAYYVNIVNKVVAQNWYTTEADPRTSVGKSVTVVFDINRDGSPANPRFETRSGSPSLDTSAMRAVQRVESFGPLPAGDHITVEYTFHYTQ, translated from the coding sequence ATGGCCACCGATCTCCGCTGGATACACGACGAGCACCCCGAAGGCGACAACCTTCGCGGGAACTTCTTTGGCTCGCTTGTGCTGCATGGTGTAGTTGCGGGATTGGTGATTGTTCTTGCGTATTTCAATAATCGCGGGCATAGCTGGGGTGAAAATGCGGCTACGGCAGGTGCGATTCAGGCGACGATGGTCGCGTCGCTGCCCTTGCCTCCAAAACAGCGCGAGCTGGATACGGGGGTGCTGACCTCGGAGTCGCCCAGCCCGGCACCAGTCGTGACGAAGGAAAAGACGGAGCCACCACCAAAACCGGATGAGGTCGCTGTCCCGGAGAAGACGAAGCCGGTCAAGCAGGCTCCCCAGCCCACTCCCGCTCCGCCAAAGCATCCGCAACCTGCGCCTCCACAGCCGACTAAGGCTGCGACTGGAGAGACTGCCGGGATACGGATCCCGCAATCGACGATTGAGCTGAAGAATGGCACTGCATCCGCAATGGTGCAAGACCGCACCTTTGGAGCACGGTTCGCTTACTACGTGAATATCGTGAACAAGGTTGTAGCTCAGAATTGGTATACGACCGAGGCCGATCCTCGAACATCGGTGGGCAAGAGCGTGACGGTTGTATTCGATATTAATCGCGATGGATCGCCGGCCAACCCTCGGTTTGAAACCCGCAGCGGCTCGCCGTCGCTCGATACTTCAGCGATGCGCGCTGTGCAGAGGGTTGAAAGCTTCGGGCCACTGCCGGCCGGCGACCACATTACGGTGGAATACACGTTCCATTACACGCAGTAA
- a CDS encoding biopolymer transporter ExbD, translating to MAFSAKGRTQTALAEINITPLVDVVLVLLLIFMLTAPVLQSGIDVAIPKTRTVAQVTDERMVVTIDREQNVFLQDKPVNVNELPARLRSTGKGDPAKRVIYLRADERVPFGAFASVMDAVKQAGITNISIVTRPIEK from the coding sequence ATGGCATTCTCGGCCAAGGGACGCACACAGACTGCGCTTGCAGAGATCAATATCACGCCGCTGGTCGACGTGGTGCTGGTGCTGCTGCTGATCTTCATGCTCACGGCCCCGGTGCTGCAATCCGGTATTGATGTAGCGATCCCAAAGACCCGGACTGTCGCGCAGGTGACCGATGAACGCATGGTGGTCACGATCGACCGTGAGCAGAACGTCTTTCTTCAGGACAAGCCGGTAAACGTGAACGAGCTTCCCGCTCGTCTGCGCAGCACAGGCAAGGGAGACCCGGCCAAGCGCGTGATCTATTTGCGCGCCGACGAGCGCGTGCCGTTTGGAGCCTTCGCCTCGGTGATGGATGCAGTCAAGCAGGCAGGCATTACCAACATCAGCATTGTTACCCGTCCTATCGAGAAGTAA
- a CDS encoding MotA/TolQ/ExbB proton channel family protein produces the protein MVWTLALALHFFQEEAASAPAAAGSTSAIGEMIHNSGPVAFTVLLLLLLASIFSWTIMLSKWSGFRRAQMQGQRFVRAFRKSSRLSEVAAIADQFRPSPLVSVFNEIHDEYQRQNGGRGLPRNPVALERAAQTASSEALTAMESRMTWLATIAAIAPFIGLFGTVWGIIDAFHGLGTAGAATLRAVAPGISEALITTAAGLVVAIPAVIGYNQLTARLREFGSRMDDFGRELLNAIENAAMLTPTQPQPPAPTYAPVEEPPRRRAF, from the coding sequence ATGGTCTGGACCCTTGCCTTAGCCCTTCACTTCTTTCAGGAAGAAGCCGCCTCAGCACCTGCCGCAGCCGGAAGCACCAGCGCAATTGGAGAGATGATTCATAACAGCGGGCCGGTCGCCTTTACGGTGCTGTTACTCCTTCTCCTCGCGAGCATCTTCTCTTGGACCATCATGCTGTCGAAGTGGTCGGGCTTTCGCCGCGCCCAGATGCAGGGACAGAGATTCGTGCGGGCTTTCCGCAAGTCGAGCCGCCTGAGCGAGGTGGCTGCAATCGCCGACCAGTTCAGGCCAAGCCCTCTGGTTTCGGTGTTCAACGAGATTCACGACGAGTACCAGCGGCAGAACGGCGGCCGCGGTCTGCCGCGAAATCCGGTCGCTCTGGAGAGGGCTGCGCAGACAGCCTCCTCAGAGGCGCTGACGGCGATGGAGAGCAGGATGACGTGGCTTGCGACAATCGCCGCCATTGCGCCGTTCATCGGTCTTTTCGGTACGGTATGGGGCATCATCGACGCTTTCCACGGACTTGGCACTGCGGGAGCCGCGACGCTGCGGGCGGTTGCGCCGGGTATCTCCGAGGCGCTGATTACGACCGCCGCTGGCCTGGTGGTCGCGATTCCAGCGGTCATCGGATACAACCAGCTTACGGCGAGGCTGCGCGAGTTCGGATCGCGCATGGACGACTTCGGCCGTGAACTACTGAATGCGATTGAGAACGCCGCGATGCTGACTCCCACTCAACCGCAGCCTCCCGCACCAACCTACGCACCGGTTGAGGAGCCGCCGCGCCGGAGGGCCTTTTAG
- the recN gene encoding DNA repair protein RecN: MLLELRAENYAVIDRSAASFGPGLNLMTGETGAGKSILIDALQMLLGGKASSDIVRHGEERAVLSCVFELTPTAQAVLEANGIDSGMDSEDDHILLRREIAVNGKGRVFINNQQATVGVLRQLAPELALVHSQGETLGAFDQAQQRTLLDRFGEIASDAVADAFEAWRATTAKLAELEADEQDRLRMADLWRFQAQEIEQATLTADDEDVRLEAEKRVLSNSERLYTAAMSANDLLYESEGAAETTLGSALKHVEDLARFDDRFAGPAQQLAAAKAIVEDVAAEVREFAENINAAPGRIEEIEDRLAALDRLKRKYGQTLADVMAFGAESSRRLAEVENRDALLIELKTKQEKDASAYRAVALKLTASRRDAAKKLEKLAVAQINDLAMNARFEVRIVADELSASWTAHGWDRVEYRIATNPGEPLKPLDEIASGGEMSRVMLALKVTVEEGTHSGKKKKAPLPRTLVFDEIDIGIGGRAAEAVGKKLKTLSRGQQVLCITHLPQIAAFADHHFLIEKTEKRGRTQTEIRRMDVDERIREVARMLSGEKLTETSLKHAEHLLEMSR; encoded by the coding sequence ATGCTGCTGGAGTTGCGCGCTGAAAACTATGCTGTGATCGATCGTTCGGCCGCATCCTTTGGTCCGGGGCTCAATCTGATGACCGGCGAGACCGGCGCCGGCAAATCCATCCTCATCGACGCGCTTCAGATGCTGCTCGGCGGCAAGGCCTCCTCCGACATCGTTCGTCACGGCGAAGAGCGCGCCGTTCTCTCGTGCGTCTTTGAGCTCACCCCAACGGCCCAGGCGGTCCTCGAAGCCAACGGCATCGACTCCGGCATGGACTCCGAAGACGACCACATCCTGCTACGCCGCGAGATCGCCGTAAACGGTAAGGGCCGCGTCTTCATCAACAATCAGCAGGCCACTGTCGGCGTCCTGCGGCAACTGGCTCCGGAACTGGCGTTGGTTCATTCGCAGGGAGAGACGCTCGGTGCGTTCGACCAGGCACAGCAGCGGACGCTTCTCGATCGCTTTGGCGAGATCGCAAGCGACGCCGTCGCGGATGCTTTCGAGGCTTGGCGCGCGACGACGGCAAAATTAGCCGAGCTTGAGGCCGATGAGCAAGACCGCCTGCGGATGGCCGACCTCTGGCGTTTCCAGGCGCAGGAGATCGAACAGGCGACCCTGACAGCCGACGATGAAGACGTTCGTCTGGAGGCGGAAAAGCGCGTTCTTTCCAACTCCGAGCGGCTCTACACCGCGGCGATGAGCGCCAACGATCTGCTCTACGAGAGCGAAGGCGCAGCCGAGACCACGCTGGGATCTGCCCTCAAGCATGTCGAGGACCTCGCCCGCTTCGACGACCGTTTCGCCGGCCCGGCGCAGCAACTGGCAGCGGCGAAGGCAATCGTTGAAGACGTCGCCGCCGAAGTGCGCGAGTTTGCCGAAAACATCAACGCAGCCCCGGGCCGTATTGAGGAGATTGAGGACAGGCTTGCTGCGCTCGATCGCCTGAAGCGGAAATACGGCCAAACCCTTGCTGATGTCATGGCCTTTGGCGCTGAGTCATCGCGACGGCTGGCCGAGGTCGAAAACCGGGACGCTCTGCTCATCGAGCTCAAGACAAAGCAGGAGAAGGACGCTTCTGCATACCGCGCCGTCGCGCTCAAGCTCACGGCATCCCGTCGCGATGCTGCCAAAAAGCTCGAAAAGCTCGCAGTAGCTCAGATCAACGACCTCGCCATGAATGCCCGGTTTGAGGTTCGTATCGTTGCGGACGAATTGAGCGCCTCGTGGACCGCACACGGATGGGACAGGGTCGAGTACCGCATTGCAACCAACCCCGGCGAGCCCCTGAAGCCGCTTGATGAGATCGCCTCGGGTGGCGAAATGTCTCGCGTGATGCTGGCCCTCAAGGTGACAGTGGAGGAGGGAACTCACTCCGGCAAAAAGAAGAAAGCTCCTCTGCCGCGAACCTTGGTCTTTGATGAGATCGACATTGGTATCGGAGGCCGTGCCGCTGAAGCGGTAGGGAAGAAGCTCAAGACGCTCTCGCGAGGCCAACAGGTTCTCTGTATCACTCATCTGCCCCAGATCGCTGCCTTTGCCGACCACCACTTTCTGATAGAAAAAACCGAAAAACGGGGTCGTACTCAGACTGAGATTCGCCGGATGGACGTAGACGAGCGGATTCGCGAGGTCGCACGCATGTTGAGCGGCGAGAAGCTCACCGAGACCAGCCTCAAACACGCCGAACACCTGCTGGAGATGAGCCGCTAA
- a CDS encoding 4-hydroxy-3-methylbut-2-enyl diphosphate reductase, with product MTTTTLDYAAVTDGGTSATTKRVLLLKPRGFCAGVVRAIDIVQIALDTFGAPIYVRKEIVHNSYVVNDLAKKGAIFVNELDEVPEGARVIYSAHGVSPAVRQRAKDRGLKVVDATCPLVTKVHVEAIKFAKQGYSLVLVGHRDHEEVEGTQGEAPDVTQVVSSVQEVEALVVPDPDKVAYLTQTTLSLDEAKYMIDALKKKFPNIVGPHAQDICYATENRQTAVKNVAHGADVVLVVGSRNSSNSNRLVEVSKNLGTNSYLIDKAEDIQPEWLDGVGTVAVTAGASAPEVLVQDVVGYLQSKGYGSVDEVEVMPENVRFGLPPGLVQSIQPAAAQ from the coding sequence GTGACCACTACGACCCTTGATTACGCTGCTGTAACAGACGGCGGCACTTCCGCGACAACCAAGCGCGTCCTCCTTCTCAAGCCTCGCGGCTTCTGCGCCGGTGTTGTCCGCGCGATCGATATCGTCCAGATCGCCCTCGACACCTTCGGCGCACCGATCTACGTTCGCAAAGAGATCGTGCATAACAGCTACGTCGTCAACGACCTGGCCAAGAAGGGCGCCATCTTCGTCAACGAACTCGACGAGGTTCCTGAAGGTGCGCGCGTGATCTACTCCGCACACGGGGTGTCCCCGGCCGTGCGTCAGCGCGCAAAAGACCGCGGCCTGAAGGTCGTCGACGCCACCTGCCCGCTCGTAACCAAGGTTCATGTCGAGGCCATCAAGTTCGCCAAGCAGGGATATTCGCTGGTTCTCGTCGGCCATCGCGACCACGAAGAGGTGGAAGGCACGCAGGGCGAGGCCCCGGACGTCACCCAGGTCGTCTCCAGCGTCCAGGAGGTTGAGGCGCTCGTGGTTCCCGATCCCGACAAGGTTGCCTATCTCACGCAGACGACGCTCTCGCTCGACGAAGCAAAGTACATGATCGACGCGTTGAAGAAGAAGTTCCCCAACATCGTCGGCCCGCACGCGCAGGACATCTGCTACGCCACGGAGAACCGGCAGACCGCGGTCAAGAATGTTGCTCATGGAGCAGACGTCGTGCTCGTCGTCGGTTCGCGCAACAGCTCGAACTCGAACCGCCTGGTGGAAGTCTCAAAGAATCTTGGCACTAACTCCTACCTGATCGACAAGGCGGAAGACATTCAGCCCGAGTGGCTCGATGGCGTTGGCACCGTCGCTGTCACAGCCGGAGCTTCTGCGCCCGAGGTTCTCGTGCAGGATGTTGTTGGCTATCTGCAATCGAAGGGGTATGGCTCAGTCGATGAAGTTGAGGTCATGCCCGAGAATGTACGCTTCGGCCTGCCCCCGGGACTGGTTCAATCCATCCAGCCCGCAGCCGCACAGTAA
- the shc gene encoding squalene--hopene cyclase gives MNRSTGNPQASGQSVQPRFGRLDLGLDQVVDGIQRAKDWLFGQQQAEGYWCGELEADVMLEADYIFMHTLLGTGDPGKMQRALNEILRHQNEDGGWSLYPGGPSNINYGVKSYLALKLMGWMADHPVMVKAREWVLANGGVTECNTFTKIYLCALGQYDYDAVPAVPPEIVLFPNWFYFNIYEISSWSRGILVPLSIIYAKKPFKKLAPEQGIDELFVGGRQNANLHLKWDKKNPISWRNFFLFTDRMVHWFERVHIRPLRTMAIRKAEKWMLERFEKSDGLGAIYPAMLNSIVALRCLDYSLDDPQMIRAMDEFENLGIDCPEGTPDYPTPTFRMQPCFPPVWDTAQAMYALGEAGVPRNDPRMLKAADWILSKEVRTKGDWAEKVKNVEPGGWYFEFDNEFYPDVDDTGQVLMALNCVDNPRERYQYEVSQRAINWIWAMQCKNGGWASFDKDNTKMIFQYIPFADHNAMLDPPTVDITGRMIEMLAQYGYTRKDPRVEKAVQFILREQEPDGSWFGRWGVNYLYGTFLVLRGLEAMGMWNHEPAIQQAAEWIRMVQNTDGGWGETCGTYDDPNQRGIGPSTPSQTAWAVLGLLAAGDTRSDSVAKGVRWLIERQHGDGSWDELVPGRNGESYYTGTGFPRVFYLGYHLYKQYFPLLALTTYDRAMKREAAEQVA, from the coding sequence ATGAATAGATCTACAGGTAATCCGCAGGCGTCCGGTCAGTCGGTTCAACCTCGCTTCGGCAGGCTTGACCTTGGACTTGACCAGGTCGTCGACGGAATCCAGCGGGCAAAAGACTGGCTGTTCGGCCAGCAGCAGGCAGAAGGGTACTGGTGCGGCGAGCTCGAAGCCGACGTCATGCTCGAGGCCGACTATATCTTCATGCATACTTTGCTCGGCACCGGCGATCCCGGGAAGATGCAGCGCGCCCTGAACGAGATTCTGCGCCACCAGAATGAAGACGGTGGCTGGAGCCTCTATCCCGGTGGCCCCTCGAATATCAATTATGGCGTGAAGTCTTATCTCGCACTCAAGCTGATGGGATGGATGGCAGACCACCCGGTAATGGTCAAGGCGCGGGAGTGGGTGCTGGCCAACGGCGGCGTCACTGAGTGCAACACCTTCACCAAGATATATCTCTGCGCGCTTGGCCAGTACGACTACGACGCCGTACCCGCGGTTCCTCCAGAGATCGTTCTCTTTCCAAACTGGTTTTACTTCAACATCTACGAGATCTCCTCATGGTCGCGCGGCATTCTCGTACCGCTTTCGATCATCTACGCGAAGAAGCCGTTCAAGAAACTCGCGCCTGAGCAGGGGATCGACGAACTCTTCGTCGGCGGCAGGCAGAATGCAAACCTTCATCTGAAGTGGGACAAGAAGAACCCCATCAGTTGGCGGAACTTCTTCCTCTTCACCGACCGCATGGTTCACTGGTTTGAACGAGTCCACATTCGTCCTCTGCGCACGATGGCCATTCGCAAGGCAGAGAAGTGGATGCTCGAGCGCTTCGAGAAATCAGACGGCCTGGGCGCAATCTACCCGGCCATGCTGAACTCGATTGTCGCCCTGCGCTGCCTCGACTACTCCCTCGACGATCCGCAGATGATTCGCGCCATGGATGAGTTCGAGAACCTTGGCATCGACTGCCCCGAAGGTACGCCTGACTACCCGACGCCGACCTTCCGTATGCAGCCCTGCTTTCCTCCCGTGTGGGACACGGCACAGGCGATGTACGCGCTGGGCGAGGCCGGAGTCCCGCGCAACGACCCGCGGATGCTCAAAGCCGCCGACTGGATTCTCTCCAAGGAAGTCCGCACCAAGGGAGACTGGGCCGAAAAGGTCAAGAATGTCGAGCCGGGCGGCTGGTACTTCGAGTTTGACAATGAGTTTTATCCGGATGTCGATGATACCGGGCAGGTTCTGATGGCCTTGAACTGCGTCGACAATCCCCGCGAGCGTTATCAGTACGAGGTCTCGCAGCGCGCCATCAACTGGATCTGGGCCATGCAGTGCAAGAACGGCGGCTGGGCCAGCTTCGACAAAGACAACACGAAGATGATCTTCCAGTACATCCCCTTCGCCGATCACAACGCTATGCTCGACCCGCCGACGGTCGACATCACCGGCCGAATGATCGAGATGCTGGCGCAGTACGGCTACACCCGCAAAGATCCGCGCGTCGAAAAGGCCGTTCAGTTCATCCTAAGGGAGCAGGAGCCTGACGGAAGCTGGTTTGGCCGCTGGGGAGTCAACTACCTCTACGGCACCTTCCTTGTCCTGCGTGGCCTTGAAGCCATGGGGATGTGGAACCACGAACCCGCCATCCAGCAGGCTGCGGAGTGGATTCGCATGGTGCAGAACACGGACGGCGGATGGGGCGAGACCTGCGGGACCTACGACGACCCCAACCAGCGCGGTATCGGGCCAAGCACACCGTCGCAGACGGCATGGGCAGTCCTCGGGCTTTTGGCTGCTGGCGACACCCGCTCCGACTCCGTGGCCAAGGGCGTTCGCTGGCTGATCGAACGCCAGCACGGCGACGGAAGCTGGGACGAACTCGTGCCCGGCCGCAACGGCGAGAGCTACTACACGGGAACAGGTTTTCCCCGGGTCTTTTATCTCGGATACCACCTGTACAAGCAGTACTTTCCGTTGCTCGCATTGACGACTTACGATCGCGCGATGAAGCGCGAGGCGGCAGAACAGGTCGCATAA